One genomic window of Luteitalea pratensis includes the following:
- a CDS encoding endonuclease/exonuclease/phosphatase family protein, translated as MTQHAHPRPHARHLRLATYNIHKCRGMDGRTRVDRIVDVLASLDADVIALQEVVGGGPEEDGQAAALGAQLGMGWVMDSVRLLRGKAYGNVVLSRLPIAQTHQCNLSCDKREPRGCMRVDVDVHGQALHVFNVHLGTAVSERRSQAPRLAEFVADRGVPGPKVLLGDFNEWVKGLTSKTLGAMLEGVDLTQHLRRRRTYPGVLPMFHLDHIYTAGGLVVEKVTLPRNRLTLVASDHLPLVADVRMPH; from the coding sequence ATGACACAGCATGCCCATCCCCGCCCCCATGCCCGCCACTTGCGCCTGGCCACCTACAACATCCACAAATGCCGTGGCATGGACGGACGAACGCGGGTCGATCGCATCGTGGACGTGCTGGCGAGTCTCGACGCCGACGTCATCGCGTTGCAGGAGGTGGTGGGCGGCGGGCCAGAGGAAGACGGCCAGGCGGCGGCCCTCGGCGCCCAACTCGGCATGGGCTGGGTGATGGACTCTGTGCGCTTGCTGCGTGGCAAGGCCTATGGCAACGTCGTGCTCAGTCGCCTGCCCATCGCACAGACGCACCAATGCAACCTGTCGTGCGACAAGCGTGAACCGCGCGGCTGCATGCGCGTGGACGTCGACGTGCACGGGCAGGCGCTGCACGTCTTCAACGTGCACCTCGGGACGGCCGTCTCCGAACGTCGCAGCCAGGCGCCGCGACTCGCGGAGTTCGTCGCCGATCGCGGCGTGCCCGGCCCGAAGGTGCTGCTCGGCGACTTCAACGAGTGGGTCAAGGGCCTGACGTCGAAGACCCTCGGAGCCATGCTCGAGGGCGTCGACCTGACCCAGCACCTGCGACGCCGGCGGACGTACCCTGGCGTGCTCCCGATGTTTCACCTCGACCACATCTACACAGCCGGGGGCCTCGTTGTGGAGAAGGTGACACTGCCACGCAACCGGCTCACCCTCGTGGCCAGCGATCACCTGCCCCTCGTGGCCGACGTGCGCATGCCACACTGA
- a CDS encoding M20/M25/M40 family metallo-hydrolase has product MTRPFCLLATATLVLVLTGGPIAPVARLRAEQAPRAEKPSPGVEPITEAQLRNYLAFIAADALEGRQAPSRGLDAAAAFLASHMARLGLRPAGDDGTYLQSIALTQRRVDVDKTSLAVGKRTLDYGDDFLPGQVPGTAEGPVVYIGNGTVIRSRGVDPYKDMDVTGKIVVSNTGLPAGLTPADLKGPSGDDWESTELAARRRGAVAVLFLPDYGTLERWPGRRDALRARTSLTVDAFAQSDARTLPTATLSARGVGALFTGRQLSAQETFQRAVRREPAAPFALPAEIVVRLSVATTDDHPTTSNVVAILEGSDPVLKHEYVAIGAHYDHLGTAPKPDAAGDTVYNGADDDGSGTVSVLSMAEAFATSRVRPKRSILFVWHTGEEEGLWGSRYFTDHPTVPLDHIVAQLNIDMIGRSTAAGEPRATTPLPLTDPDTVYVVGSKRLSADLAGIVEQVNERGHGLHLDYSLDDPSDPARIYERSDHYQYAKHGIPIAFFFTGVHGDYHGLDDEIDRIDFVKMRRIAQFVYGTARALAERPARPKVDGARAATPATP; this is encoded by the coding sequence GTGACTCGTCCGTTCTGCCTGTTGGCCACCGCGACACTGGTCCTTGTCCTCACTGGTGGCCCGATCGCCCCAGTGGCACGGCTCCGCGCCGAGCAAGCACCCCGGGCGGAAAAGCCGTCTCCCGGGGTCGAGCCCATCACGGAAGCGCAGTTGCGCAACTATCTCGCCTTCATCGCCGCCGATGCGCTCGAGGGGCGACAGGCGCCCTCTCGTGGCCTCGACGCCGCGGCCGCGTTCCTGGCATCGCACATGGCGCGCCTCGGCTTGCGGCCGGCAGGAGACGACGGCACCTACCTGCAGTCCATCGCATTGACCCAGCGGCGGGTGGACGTGGACAAGACCAGCCTCGCCGTCGGAAAGCGCACGCTGGATTACGGCGACGACTTCCTGCCTGGGCAGGTGCCCGGCACCGCCGAAGGCCCGGTGGTCTACATCGGTAACGGCACGGTCATCCGTTCCCGCGGCGTCGACCCGTACAAGGACATGGATGTCACAGGCAAGATCGTCGTGTCCAACACGGGACTGCCCGCGGGCCTGACGCCGGCCGACCTGAAGGGCCCGAGCGGCGACGACTGGGAGAGCACCGAACTTGCGGCGCGGCGGCGGGGCGCCGTGGCGGTCCTGTTCCTGCCCGATTACGGCACACTCGAGCGCTGGCCGGGCAGACGCGACGCTCTCCGCGCGCGAACGTCGCTCACGGTGGACGCATTCGCCCAGTCCGATGCCAGGACACTACCGACCGCGACGCTCAGCGCCCGCGGCGTCGGCGCACTCTTCACCGGTAGACAGCTCTCGGCGCAGGAGACGTTCCAGCGTGCCGTGCGACGGGAGCCCGCCGCGCCGTTCGCGCTGCCGGCCGAGATCGTCGTGCGACTCTCCGTCGCCACGACGGACGATCACCCGACGACCAGCAATGTGGTCGCCATCCTCGAAGGCAGCGACCCTGTCCTCAAGCACGAGTACGTCGCCATCGGGGCCCATTACGATCACCTCGGCACCGCCCCCAAGCCTGACGCTGCTGGCGACACCGTTTACAACGGCGCCGATGATGACGGGTCGGGCACCGTGAGCGTGCTGTCGATGGCGGAGGCGTTTGCAACCTCCAGGGTGCGACCGAAGCGCTCCATCCTGTTCGTGTGGCACACAGGCGAAGAGGAGGGGCTGTGGGGCTCGCGGTATTTCACCGACCACCCCACGGTACCGCTCGACCACATCGTCGCGCAGTTGAACATCGACATGATCGGGCGGTCGACTGCCGCCGGCGAACCGCGCGCGACCACTCCGCTGCCCCTGACCGATCCCGACACGGTCTACGTCGTCGGATCGAAGCGACTCTCCGCCGATCTGGCCGGCATCGTCGAACAGGTCAACGAGCGCGGGCATGGCCTGCATCTCGACTACTCGCTCGATGATCCGTCTGACCCGGCGCGAATCTACGAGCGCAGCGATCACTACCAGTACGCCAAGCACGGCATTCCCATCGCGTTCTTCTTCACCGGCGTGCATGGCGACTACCACGGCCTCGACGACGAAATCGACCGCATCGACTTCGTCAAGATGCGGCGCATCGCGCAGTTCGTCTACGGTACGGCGCGGGCGCTCGCCGAGCGCCCGGCGCGCCCGAAGGTGGATGGCGCCCGCGCGGCCACACCGGCAACACCGTAG
- a CDS encoding alpha/beta hydrolase, which produces MISRDRFGSGLTQDGGMQLRIPGLATLCSAFLFLTGAAQTAQTVDYPNSRLRALEVDEGARPLVLLHGFASSPQEWLPFVATIRRPPATHLVFPEGPDVQADGRGRGWWPLDLASHRDGTGLPDLSRTRPAGLAAAAARVETLLEEITTRVGGRPGDVVLGGFSQGAMVSAEIAFRSDTPLKALILLAPTVIDEPSWRDGIPLRRGLPVFIAHGRQDEVLPFSASARLAETLRTAGLTVTWVPFDGAHDIPRPIVDALSEFLAGVDR; this is translated from the coding sequence ATGATCAGCCGAGATAGGTTCGGCAGCGGATTGACGCAGGATGGGGGGATGCAGTTGCGCATCCCCGGCCTCGCCACGCTCTGCTCAGCTTTCCTGTTCCTCACTGGCGCCGCGCAGACGGCGCAGACTGTCGACTACCCGAACTCGCGCCTCCGGGCCTTGGAAGTGGACGAGGGCGCCCGGCCACTCGTCCTGCTGCATGGCTTCGCGTCCTCGCCGCAGGAATGGCTGCCGTTCGTCGCCACGATCCGTCGTCCGCCGGCCACTCACCTGGTCTTTCCAGAGGGCCCCGACGTTCAGGCCGACGGGCGTGGCCGCGGTTGGTGGCCACTCGATCTCGCCTCGCATCGCGACGGCACCGGGTTGCCCGATCTGTCACGGACACGGCCGGCCGGGCTCGCGGCCGCGGCCGCACGGGTGGAGACGCTGCTCGAGGAGATCACCACGCGCGTCGGCGGTCGGCCGGGTGACGTGGTCCTCGGCGGCTTCTCGCAGGGCGCCATGGTGAGCGCGGAGATCGCATTCCGCTCGGACACGCCGCTCAAGGCGTTGATCCTCCTGGCCCCGACCGTGATCGACGAGCCGAGCTGGCGCGACGGCATCCCCCTCCGGCGTGGCCTGCCGGTGTTCATCGCGCACGGCCGGCAGGACGAGGTGCTGCCCTTCTCCGCGTCGGCGCGCCTGGCCGAAACCCTACGTACGGCTGGCTTGACCGTGACCTGGGTCCCGTTCGACGGGGCACACGACATCCCTCGCCCCATCGTCGACGCCCTCAGCGAGTTCCTGGCTGGCGTCGACCGCTGA
- a CDS encoding SPFH domain-containing protein, which yields MIRERERQVMNGAVVLAAGVAGLFATVAWFIYAIKTRQPAHAVGIVLLLVASLVALAGLFTVAPNQARVLQLFGAYVGTVRTPGLRWANPLYTKHKVSTRVRNFESAKLKVNDIDGNPIEIAAVAVWRVVDTAEAVFEVDDYNNYVHVQSESALRNLATSYAYDGHDDQESLRGSTGKIAEHLKQEIQERLSKAGVEVMEARISHLAYAPEIAAAMLQRQQAGAIIAARQRIVEGAVGMVEMALDMLSAKKVVELDNERRAQMVSNLLVVLCGERGTQPVVNAGTIYQ from the coding sequence ATGATCCGCGAGCGTGAACGTCAGGTCATGAACGGAGCAGTCGTGCTCGCCGCAGGCGTGGCGGGGCTCTTCGCCACAGTGGCGTGGTTCATCTACGCCATAAAGACCAGGCAACCGGCACATGCCGTTGGAATCGTCCTGCTGCTGGTGGCCAGCCTCGTGGCCCTCGCGGGTCTTTTCACCGTCGCCCCCAACCAGGCACGGGTGCTGCAGCTCTTCGGCGCCTACGTGGGCACCGTCCGGACGCCAGGGCTCCGCTGGGCGAACCCGCTCTATACCAAGCACAAGGTCTCGACCCGCGTCCGCAATTTCGAGTCGGCCAAGCTCAAGGTCAACGACATCGATGGCAATCCGATCGAGATTGCCGCGGTCGCGGTGTGGCGTGTCGTCGACACCGCCGAAGCGGTCTTCGAAGTGGACGACTACAACAACTACGTGCACGTGCAGAGCGAGTCGGCGCTGCGCAACCTGGCGACCAGTTACGCCTACGACGGCCATGACGATCAGGAATCGCTGCGCGGATCGACCGGCAAGATCGCCGAGCACCTGAAGCAGGAGATCCAGGAACGGCTGTCGAAGGCCGGCGTCGAGGTGATGGAGGCCCGCATCAGCCACCTCGCGTATGCCCCGGAAATCGCCGCCGCCATGCTGCAGCGCCAGCAGGCCGGCGCCATCATCGCCGCGCGCCAGCGCATCGTCGAGGGGGCGGTCGGCATGGTGGAGATGGCTCTCGACATGCTGTCGGCCAAAAAGGTGGTCGAGCTCGACAACGAGCGCAGGGCGCAGATGGTCAGCAACCTGCTCGTGGTCCTGTGCGGCGAGCGCGGCACCCAGCCGGTCGTCAACGCCGGCACGATCTACCAGTAA
- a CDS encoding alpha/beta hydrolase, with protein MTARRIIGIVRRVWVTTGGLLLLGMPVYAWWTYAARLPAGALDSDAGVVVERGETLRFIPRESAHDVGLVWVAGCLVAPEAYAPLGHAIAARGFPVIIYGLPWRCAPFPQQRTQAETDLRRLLEVRRPSRWVLGGHSKGATFVVQIAVRPPASLRGLVIAGSTHPRDVDLSGTSLAVAKIVATEDGIAPIDVSESRRRLLPDGVTWHRLEGGNHSQFGWYGTQLGDGTARITRARQHD; from the coding sequence ATGACGGCTCGCCGCATCATCGGGATCGTCCGGCGGGTGTGGGTGACCACCGGCGGCCTGCTGTTGCTGGGCATGCCCGTCTACGCCTGGTGGACGTATGCCGCGCGACTGCCCGCGGGGGCGCTGGATTCGGACGCCGGCGTCGTCGTGGAGCGGGGCGAGACGCTGCGTTTCATCCCACGCGAATCGGCCCATGATGTCGGCCTGGTGTGGGTCGCGGGGTGCCTGGTGGCACCCGAGGCGTACGCGCCGCTGGGACATGCCATCGCCGCGCGGGGCTTTCCCGTCATCATTTATGGGTTGCCCTGGCGGTGCGCGCCGTTCCCGCAGCAGCGGACGCAGGCCGAAACGGATCTGCGGCGCCTGCTCGAGGTACGACGACCGTCACGGTGGGTACTGGGTGGCCATTCGAAGGGGGCCACGTTCGTGGTGCAGATTGCGGTGCGGCCGCCCGCGTCCTTGCGCGGCCTGGTCATCGCCGGCTCGACGCATCCACGAGACGTGGACCTGTCGGGCACGTCGCTCGCCGTGGCCAAGATCGTCGCGACCGAAGATGGTATCGCGCCCATCGACGTGTCCGAGTCGCGGCGACGCCTGCTTCCGGACGGAGTGACGTGGCACCGCCTCGAGGGCGGCAACCATTCGCAATTCGGCTGGTACGGCACGCAACTCGGCGACGGCACGGCCCGCATCACGCGGGCTCGACAGCACGACTAG
- a CDS encoding TlpA family protein disulfide reductase — translation MNMRWILAGVAALGLGLAAIPFIPVGTSTAASSAKAAPASCEAKAKPASYAFQVKDVDGKTVNLADYKGKVLMMNFFATWCGPCKFETPMFVQLQEEYRAKGVAFLGVQVEDDPALLKAFKDEYKVNYPLLVANEREDVENAFGPFWGLPVTLMITRDGTICKRHMGLASKEQMEKEIQNLL, via the coding sequence ATGAACATGCGCTGGATTCTCGCGGGCGTGGCTGCCCTGGGCCTCGGCCTTGCCGCCATTCCCTTCATCCCCGTCGGCACCTCGACGGCCGCGTCGTCGGCCAAGGCCGCCCCCGCGTCGTGCGAGGCCAAGGCCAAGCCCGCCAGCTACGCCTTCCAGGTCAAGGATGTCGACGGCAAAACCGTGAACCTTGCCGATTACAAGGGCAAGGTGCTGATGATGAACTTCTTCGCGACCTGGTGTGGTCCATGCAAGTTCGAGACCCCGATGTTCGTGCAGCTGCAGGAGGAGTACCGGGCCAAGGGCGTGGCCTTCCTCGGCGTGCAGGTCGAAGACGACCCGGCCCTGCTCAAGGCCTTCAAGGACGAGTACAAGGTGAACTACCCCCTCCTCGTGGCCAACGAGCGCGAGGACGTCGAGAACGCGTTCGGCCCGTTCTGGGGCCTGCCGGTGACCTTGATGATCACGCGCGATGGCACCATCTGCAAACGCCACATGGGGCTGGCGTCCAAGGAGCAGATGGAGAAGGAAATCCAGAACCTGCTCTGA
- a CDS encoding PD40 domain-containing protein: MLTPLRAWRRAAALGVLLATLGAPALAQTPFVPYFGKNEVRYDSFKWQIYTTDHFEIYYYPETEQHLERVAGYAESAYQKLSSELKHDLAFKIPLLIFKTQSEFQQQNVIPGAVSEGVAAFAEPTRNRMLLPVDEPPDMLYRLITHELTHIFEFDIIPRSLVRRTVPLWVDEGLADYMAGVWRPMDLMLVRDATVADIIPKMTKFEGYGQFTNPRVVYDLGHAAFEFIEAKWGKEGIRQYLFSLRKSVIGGGEAAYEEALRVTADEFDQQFEKYMKDRFKPFRDKERPADYGRDLAPERGETKFSAVLTVEPSPSGELLAAVAGNVKEGELDVVLLSTKDRTVVRNLTPGFSKDTGFEYIAVPGARWNTVPWLAWAPTGDRIAYFARTEKQRSLILQNIVTGKIEKRYYLASVDAPESPEFSKDGRRVYFSGLRNAIGDIFELDLETTEVRNLTSDAFADYAPAVSQDGSYLVYMARISGNDKLFRLDLASGNKTQLTFGTHDEAAAQFMDANTLVFASTAVDPAAPVDPEVVKNGEIFNLWTLDLKSGALKQYTDTLTSNVSPVPLADPEGPKVAFVTYYKGEYGIHTLNLREPIAAATSADFGEPGPVIDFQAPLTHTLIPANNRVKGRFEKMFLDGRPPINVGVTSGGDLFGGTAISFSDVLGDQNFTFFAASVAQYRTFAGSYTNLSRRVQYSIQAFSQTQFYYGLQPGYYDPSLAYFLDRDDAVATRTINGASAFAIYPFNRYTRLELSGGISYYDEGFENQQLEDYSNSYQEALYGQSAFNNGFAMPLTVALTRETTVFREYGPLAGHTFRAAYTVAPKVGDSLSRQTFDGDFRYYQRIATNGVAAFRFRGFNSTGDTPDYFYYGGNSELRGYDYLQFVGNKGFFANAELRFPLIEAMLTPIGVLGGVRAVFFGGIGGSSLFGRPTTTGFSTGQPDAKYNFATTSDEVVSPIVGFNQDPTTGIPIPIYGEPRVVSGFRLVDGRASYGMGLETFLLGFPIHFDWSWKTLFNKDWEDIAFSYLGGSSEFRKSRFQVWIGYDF; encoded by the coding sequence ATGCTTACGCCGTTGCGTGCGTGGCGGCGCGCCGCTGCCCTGGGCGTCCTGTTGGCGACCCTGGGGGCGCCAGCGCTCGCGCAGACGCCCTTCGTTCCCTACTTCGGCAAGAACGAAGTGCGGTACGACTCCTTCAAGTGGCAGATCTACACGACTGACCACTTCGAGATCTATTACTACCCGGAGACCGAGCAGCACCTCGAGCGCGTGGCGGGGTACGCCGAGAGCGCGTACCAGAAGCTCTCCTCGGAGTTGAAGCATGACCTCGCGTTCAAGATCCCGCTCCTGATTTTCAAGACGCAGTCTGAATTCCAGCAGCAGAACGTCATTCCCGGCGCGGTCAGCGAAGGCGTCGCGGCGTTTGCCGAGCCGACCCGCAATCGCATGCTGCTGCCGGTGGACGAACCGCCCGACATGCTGTATCGGCTCATCACCCACGAGCTGACGCACATCTTCGAGTTCGACATCATTCCGCGGTCACTCGTCCGCCGCACCGTCCCCCTGTGGGTGGACGAGGGCCTGGCTGACTACATGGCCGGGGTGTGGCGCCCGATGGACCTGATGCTGGTCCGCGATGCGACCGTCGCCGACATCATCCCGAAGATGACGAAGTTCGAGGGCTACGGCCAGTTCACGAACCCCCGGGTGGTGTACGACCTGGGACACGCGGCGTTCGAGTTCATCGAGGCCAAGTGGGGCAAGGAAGGCATTCGCCAGTACCTGTTCTCGCTGCGCAAGAGTGTCATCGGCGGCGGCGAAGCTGCCTACGAAGAGGCGCTTCGCGTCACGGCCGACGAGTTCGACCAGCAGTTCGAGAAGTACATGAAGGACCGGTTCAAGCCGTTCCGCGACAAGGAACGGCCGGCCGACTATGGCCGCGACCTCGCACCCGAGCGTGGCGAAACCAAGTTCTCCGCCGTCCTCACGGTCGAGCCCTCGCCGTCGGGGGAGCTGCTGGCCGCGGTGGCTGGCAACGTCAAGGAGGGTGAGCTCGACGTCGTGCTGCTCTCCACCAAGGACCGCACGGTGGTGCGGAACCTCACGCCCGGCTTCAGCAAGGACACCGGGTTCGAGTACATCGCCGTGCCCGGTGCCCGCTGGAACACAGTCCCCTGGCTGGCATGGGCGCCGACCGGCGATCGCATCGCCTACTTCGCCCGCACCGAGAAGCAGCGGTCCCTGATCCTGCAGAACATCGTCACCGGCAAGATCGAGAAGCGGTACTACCTGGCGTCGGTCGACGCGCCGGAGTCGCCGGAGTTCTCGAAGGACGGCCGCCGCGTGTACTTCTCGGGCCTGCGCAACGCCATCGGCGACATCTTCGAACTCGATCTCGAGACGACCGAAGTACGCAACCTGACGTCGGACGCCTTTGCCGACTACGCGCCGGCGGTGTCGCAGGACGGGTCCTACCTCGTGTACATGGCGCGCATCAGCGGCAACGACAAGCTGTTCCGCCTCGATCTCGCGAGCGGCAACAAGACCCAGCTGACCTTCGGCACCCACGACGAGGCGGCCGCCCAGTTCATGGACGCCAACACGCTCGTCTTCGCCTCCACCGCGGTCGATCCCGCCGCGCCGGTGGACCCGGAAGTGGTCAAGAACGGCGAGATCTTCAATCTCTGGACGCTCGACCTGAAGAGCGGTGCGCTGAAGCAGTACACCGACACGCTCACGAGCAACGTGTCGCCGGTGCCCTTGGCCGATCCCGAGGGGCCGAAGGTCGCCTTCGTGACCTACTACAAGGGCGAGTACGGCATCCACACCCTGAACCTGCGGGAGCCGATCGCCGCCGCCACGTCCGCGGACTTCGGCGAGCCCGGACCGGTGATCGACTTCCAGGCGCCGCTCACGCACACGCTGATCCCGGCCAACAACCGGGTCAAGGGCCGATTCGAGAAGATGTTCCTCGACGGCCGTCCGCCGATCAACGTCGGCGTCACCAGCGGCGGCGACCTCTTCGGCGGCACCGCAATCTCGTTCAGCGACGTCCTCGGCGACCAGAACTTCACATTCTTCGCCGCGTCGGTCGCGCAGTACCGCACGTTTGCCGGCTCGTATACGAACCTGTCGCGCCGCGTGCAGTACTCCATCCAGGCGTTCTCGCAGACGCAGTTCTATTACGGCCTGCAGCCGGGCTACTACGACCCGTCGCTGGCGTACTTCCTGGACCGCGACGACGCCGTCGCGACCCGCACGATCAACGGCGCGAGCGCGTTTGCGATTTACCCGTTCAATCGCTATACGCGGCTCGAACTGTCAGGCGGCATCTCCTATTACGACGAAGGCTTCGAGAACCAGCAGCTGGAGGATTACTCGAACTCCTACCAGGAGGCGCTGTACGGCCAGTCAGCCTTCAACAACGGCTTTGCGATGCCCCTCACGGTCGCTCTCACGCGCGAGACGACGGTGTTCCGCGAGTACGGACCGCTGGCCGGGCACACGTTCCGGGCGGCGTACACGGTTGCGCCCAAGGTCGGCGACTCGCTGTCGCGGCAGACTTTCGACGGCGATTTCCGCTACTACCAGCGCATCGCGACCAACGGCGTCGCGGCGTTCCGGTTCCGCGGCTTCAACAGCACGGGAGACACGCCGGACTACTTCTACTACGGCGGCAACTCCGAACTGCGTGGTTACGACTACCTGCAGTTTGTCGGCAACAAGGGCTTCTTCGCCAACGCGGAACTGCGGTTCCCGCTGATCGAGGCGATGCTCACGCCGATTGGCGTGCTCGGGGGCGTGCGGGCCGTATTCTTCGGCGGCATCGGCGGCTCGAGCCTGTTCGGACGGCCGACGACGACAGGCTTCAGCACTGGCCAGCCCGACGCGAAGTACAACTTCGCGACGACATCGGACGAAGTGGTCAGCCCGATCGTCGGCTTCAACCAGGACCCGACCACGGGCATTCCCATTCCGATCTATGGAGAACCGCGTGTCGTCAGCGGCTTCCGCCTCGTCGACGGCCGCGCCTCCTACGGCATGGGACTCGAGACGTTCCTCCTCGGCTTCCCGATCCACTTCGACTGGTCCTGGAAGACCCTGTTCAACAAGGACTGGGAAGACATCGCCTTCTCATACCTCGGGGGCAGCTCGGAGTTCCGCAAGTCCCGCTTCCAGGTCTGGATCGGGTACGACTTCTAG
- a CDS encoding acyl-CoA thioesterase: MTPLTPLSPSASATEMVQVVLPNDANPLGFILGGTVMHLIDIAGAIACFRHARQRVVTVAVDGLQFLHSIKVGDLIILSAHVTATFRTSMEVEVRVMSEQTLTGKRTLTSHAYLTFVAIDADGRRVAVPALVLESDEERQRAEQARVRRDARLTARAHLAELEAELDA; encoded by the coding sequence TTGACTCCGCTCACTCCGCTCTCCCCGTCCGCGTCGGCAACCGAGATGGTCCAGGTGGTGTTGCCGAATGACGCCAATCCGCTCGGCTTCATCCTCGGCGGGACGGTGATGCACCTCATCGACATCGCCGGGGCGATTGCCTGTTTCCGGCATGCCCGCCAGAGGGTCGTGACGGTGGCGGTCGACGGGTTGCAGTTCCTCCACTCGATCAAGGTCGGCGACCTGATCATCCTGAGCGCGCACGTCACCGCGACGTTCCGGACGTCGATGGAAGTGGAAGTGCGGGTGATGAGCGAGCAGACGCTGACCGGCAAGCGCACGCTGACCTCGCATGCGTACCTGACGTTTGTGGCCATCGACGCCGACGGGCGACGCGTCGCGGTACCGGCACTGGTGCTGGAGTCGGATGAGGAACGTCAGCGCGCCGAGCAGGCGCGCGTGCGGCGTGACGCGCGCCTCACCGCCAGGGCCCACCTCGCCGAACTCGAAGCGGAGCTGGACGCGTAA
- a CDS encoding retroviral-like aspartic protease family protein — translation MSRLVHPLFTLRPRLLAGIAAASAAVAMATVVPQAGTPLTAQAEFTRGTQLFADAKYREAVQALVRAREYDPELKTQVTRLVVRSLLRVGDFGRAEQEASSLVTSSVGTEDLSLHAETLWSTGHFEEAHARYTTALTLDARYPAALHGIARVLDARGKTADALVAVERAIEGDPEVAEYHHTRAYLLERLGHYDVAADELERYLRLLPEKGFKDQIRLARARMKFLRHFGERTPLSMGEDVVTQVHVIPFREEREKLFVKARINGRINTDLVLDTGAEMTVLSEDAAQRAQVYSVAETLSAGVGDVGLRRLKLARINKLEIGTLTIEHVPTMIKDPPLKKFPTADIDAFSPLAVGLSMRVDYEKKQVIVARTLPKAEGTATMEAPLWMHRLATVRGRLNGDRPAAFVIDTGGQAISISRTAAIGLEQLGRFRRIPLKVYGSSGWDRDAFLLPGVDLEVDDVRMAQTSLVVLNLRAPSVLLGYELGGILGHKFLSKYRVSLDIDEGLMRLDD, via the coding sequence ATGTCCCGTCTCGTCCACCCTCTGTTCACACTCCGACCCCGACTGCTCGCGGGGATCGCGGCCGCGTCCGCGGCCGTCGCGATGGCCACCGTGGTCCCCCAGGCCGGAACCCCGCTGACCGCGCAGGCCGAATTCACCCGCGGCACGCAACTGTTTGCCGATGCCAAGTACCGCGAGGCGGTGCAGGCACTCGTCCGGGCGCGCGAGTACGATCCCGAGCTCAAGACGCAGGTCACGCGACTGGTGGTGCGTTCGCTCCTGCGGGTGGGCGACTTCGGGCGCGCCGAGCAGGAGGCCAGCTCGCTGGTCACCTCCAGCGTCGGGACCGAGGACCTCTCGCTGCACGCCGAAACGCTCTGGAGCACGGGGCATTTCGAGGAGGCCCATGCCCGGTACACCACGGCGCTCACCCTGGACGCGCGTTATCCGGCAGCGCTGCATGGCATCGCCCGCGTGCTCGACGCGCGTGGCAAGACTGCCGACGCACTGGTCGCCGTCGAGCGCGCGATCGAGGGTGACCCGGAAGTGGCGGAATACCATCACACCCGCGCCTACCTCCTGGAGCGCCTCGGCCACTACGACGTCGCAGCCGACGAACTCGAGCGCTATCTCCGCTTGCTGCCGGAGAAGGGCTTCAAGGATCAGATCAGGCTTGCCCGGGCGCGCATGAAGTTCCTGCGCCATTTCGGCGAACGCACGCCGCTCTCGATGGGCGAGGACGTGGTCACGCAGGTGCACGTGATTCCGTTCCGCGAGGAACGCGAGAAGCTGTTTGTCAAGGCCAGGATCAACGGCCGCATCAACACAGATCTCGTGCTCGACACTGGCGCGGAGATGACCGTGCTCTCCGAGGACGCCGCGCAGCGGGCCCAGGTCTACTCGGTGGCCGAGACGCTCAGTGCCGGCGTCGGCGACGTCGGACTGCGCCGCCTCAAGCTCGCGCGCATCAACAAGCTCGAAATCGGCACGCTCACGATCGAACACGTGCCGACGATGATCAAGGATCCGCCACTGAAGAAATTCCCGACGGCCGACATCGACGCGTTCTCACCCCTCGCGGTCGGACTGTCGATGCGCGTGGACTACGAGAAGAAGCAGGTCATCGTCGCGCGCACCCTGCCGAAGGCCGAGGGCACGGCCACGATGGAGGCGCCGCTCTGGATGCATCGGCTCGCGACGGTACGCGGCCGCCTGAACGGCGATCGGCCCGCGGCATTCGTCATCGACACCGGCGGCCAGGCCATCTCGATCAGCCGCACCGCGGCCATCGGCCTCGAACAGCTCGGCCGGTTCCGCCGCATTCCCTTGAAGGTCTACGGTTCGTCGGGCTGGGACCGCGACGCGTTCCTGCTGCCCGGCGTGGACCTCGAAGTAGATGACGTGCGCATGGCGCAGACCTCCCTGGTCGTGCTCAACCTGCGCGCCCCGAGTGTGCTCCTGGGCTACGAACTGGGTGGCATCCTGGGGCACAAGTTCCTCAGCAAGTACCGCGTCTCGCTCGACATCGACGAGGGGCTGATGCGGCTGGACGATTGA